One segment of Pantoea sp. Lij88 DNA contains the following:
- the mdcH gene encoding malonate decarboxylase subunit epsilon: MKILFTFPGQGTQRAGMLQQLPDGDVIVSHVRAVLGDETDQLDSVEALRHTRAVQLCLLISGVAWARELIRSGVKPDIVSGLSIGAFPAAVIAGALDFSDALRLVALRGDLMEQAYPQGYGLTAITGLTLNQLEKLLPGSNTYIANLNAETQIVIAGRDEDMAVVAQKALDAGASKAIKLAVSVPSHCALLDKPAAELARAFESVTLSRPDCAYLSGSSARVIWEPEKIADDLAFNMARTVQWNDAIVSANQRDARLAIEMPPGNVLTGLTLQANWQGEAICLERNSVEVALHLAKRLSQ, from the coding sequence ATGAAAATACTCTTTACCTTTCCTGGCCAGGGCACCCAGCGTGCCGGCATGCTGCAGCAGCTGCCTGATGGTGATGTGATAGTAAGCCATGTGCGTGCGGTGCTGGGCGACGAGACCGACCAGCTCGACAGCGTTGAGGCGCTGCGCCACACCCGCGCCGTGCAGCTCTGTCTGCTGATTTCTGGTGTCGCCTGGGCGCGCGAGCTGATACGTAGTGGTGTGAAACCGGATATCGTCAGCGGTCTGTCGATTGGCGCATTTCCTGCTGCGGTGATTGCTGGCGCGCTCGATTTCAGCGACGCCCTCCGGCTGGTTGCGCTGCGCGGCGATCTGATGGAGCAGGCGTATCCGCAGGGATATGGCCTGACCGCGATCACCGGGTTAACGCTGAACCAGCTGGAGAAACTGCTGCCCGGCAGCAACACCTACATTGCGAATTTAAATGCGGAAACGCAGATTGTGATTGCCGGTCGTGACGAGGATATGGCGGTGGTGGCGCAGAAGGCGCTGGATGCCGGTGCCAGTAAAGCGATCAAACTCGCGGTGAGCGTGCCATCGCACTGCGCGCTGCTGGATAAGCCCGCCGCCGAACTGGCTCGCGCGTTTGAGTCCGTCACCCTCTCCCGTCCCGATTGCGCCTACCTCAGCGGCTCAAGCGCACGCGTGATTTGGGAGCCGGAGAAAATTGCCGACGATCTCGCCTTCAATATGGCGCGCACGGTGCAGTGGAATGACGCGATTGTTTCCGCTAACCAGCGCGATGCCCGGCTGGCGATTGAGATGCCGCCTGGCAATGTGCTGACCGGCCTGACGCTGCAGGCGAACTGGCAGGGCGAAGCAATCTGTCTGGAGCGCAACAGCGTCGAAGTGGCGCTGCATCTGGCTAAACGGCTGAGTCAGTAA
- a CDS encoding AEC family transporter, with product MIYIIVHALAPIFVIMLLGFWAGKAGMVNNKEVSLLNIFVMDFALPAALFSATVQTPWSGIVAQSPLIVVLTGAMWITYAAIYFLATRVFKKSPQDAAVMTLTVALPNYAALGLPILGSVLGEGSSTSLSVAVSIACGSVLMTPFCLLILEREKARIAGENVGSTLTMLPVLMWRSLKKPIVLGPLLGVVLSALGVRIPELVISAIKPLGLAATAAALFLTGVILSARQLKLNAVVGVGTVAKLLIQPFVAWSLVLALGLNGSVAITAILMIALSAGFFGVVFGNRFGVQSPDAEAVLLLSSILCILSLPLFITLTSGM from the coding sequence ATGATTTATATAATTGTGCATGCCCTTGCTCCGATCTTTGTCATTATGCTGCTGGGTTTCTGGGCCGGTAAGGCCGGAATGGTCAATAACAAAGAGGTTTCACTACTCAATATTTTCGTGATGGATTTTGCGCTGCCCGCCGCGCTGTTCAGCGCGACGGTGCAGACGCCCTGGTCGGGCATCGTGGCTCAGTCGCCGTTGATTGTGGTCTTAACCGGCGCGATGTGGATAACCTATGCAGCCATCTATTTCCTGGCGACGCGCGTCTTTAAAAAGTCGCCTCAGGATGCGGCGGTCATGACACTGACGGTCGCCTTACCCAATTATGCCGCCCTGGGGCTGCCGATTCTGGGCAGCGTACTGGGAGAAGGTTCATCAACCTCGCTTTCTGTGGCGGTTTCAATTGCCTGCGGCTCGGTGCTGATGACGCCATTCTGCCTGCTGATTCTGGAGCGGGAAAAAGCGCGTATTGCCGGTGAGAATGTGGGGTCGACACTGACCATGCTGCCGGTACTGATGTGGCGCTCGTTGAAGAAACCGATCGTCCTGGGTCCGTTGCTGGGTGTGGTGCTGTCAGCGCTGGGCGTCAGAATACCGGAGCTGGTCATCTCAGCCATTAAACCGCTGGGCCTGGCAGCCACCGCTGCCGCGCTGTTCCTGACCGGCGTGATCCTCTCCGCGCGTCAGCTGAAACTCAACGCGGTCGTCGGCGTGGGTACGGTTGCTAAGCTGCTGATTCAGCCCTTTGTGGCCTGGAGTCTGGTGCTGGCGCTGGGGCTGAACGGTTCAGTGGCGATCACCGCTATCCTGATGATCGCGCTGTCGGCCGGTTTCTTCGGCGTGGTGTTCGGCAACCGCTTTGGCGTGCAGTCACCCGATGCGGAAGCCGTGCTGCTGTTAAGCTCGATTCTGTGTATTTTATCTTTACCGTTGTTCATTACGCTGACATCAGGAATGTAA
- the glgA gene encoding glycogen synthase GlgA has protein sequence MQVLHVCSELFPLLKTGGLADVVGALPQAQIAGGTDTRVLLPAFPALRKGIPDLQVVTERETFAGHIRLLFGEFNGVGIYLIDAPGLYDRPGSPYHDESQFAYVDNYLRFALLGWVGCELACGMDSMWRPDIVHAHDWHAGLTCAYLEARGRPAKSVFTVHNLAYQGLFMAHHLEEIGLPWSFFNMHGLEFFGQISFLKAGLFYADHITAVSPTYAHEITSAEYAYGMETLLAQRMLEGRLSGILNGVDPSIWDPAHDLLLSARYNRDTLEAKAENKRQLQVAMGLKVDDKAPVFCVISRLTKQKGLDLVLEALPGLLAQGGQLVLLGQGDAELQQGFLAAAAEHPGSVGVQIGYHEAFSHRIVGGADVIVVPSRFEPCGLTQLYGLKYGTLPLVRRTGGLADTVNDSSLENLADGIASGFSFEDANAWSLLRAIRRAFVLWSRPSLWRYVQRQAMAMDFSWQVAAQAYRDLYQRLM, from the coding sequence ATGCAGGTTTTACATGTCTGTTCAGAACTTTTCCCGCTGCTGAAAACGGGCGGACTGGCTGATGTTGTCGGGGCATTACCTCAGGCGCAAATTGCGGGCGGTACGGATACGCGGGTGCTGTTGCCCGCTTTTCCCGCATTGCGCAAAGGCATACCTGATCTCCAGGTAGTGACGGAGCGAGAGACATTTGCCGGTCATATACGTCTGCTATTTGGTGAATTTAACGGTGTGGGCATCTACTTAATTGATGCTCCCGGCCTCTACGATCGTCCCGGTAGTCCCTATCATGACGAGTCGCAGTTTGCGTATGTCGACAACTATCTGCGCTTTGCGCTGCTGGGCTGGGTCGGCTGTGAACTGGCGTGCGGCATGGACTCCATGTGGCGTCCCGATATCGTCCATGCGCACGACTGGCACGCGGGCCTGACCTGCGCCTATCTGGAAGCGCGTGGCCGTCCGGCCAAATCGGTGTTCACCGTGCACAACCTGGCATATCAGGGGCTGTTCATGGCGCACCATCTGGAAGAGATCGGTCTGCCGTGGTCGTTCTTTAACATGCATGGGCTGGAGTTCTTCGGTCAGATCTCCTTCCTGAAAGCGGGACTCTTCTACGCCGACCATATCACGGCGGTCAGTCCGACTTACGCCCATGAAATTACCTCTGCCGAATATGCTTACGGCATGGAAACCCTGCTGGCGCAGCGCATGCTCGAAGGCCGTCTCAGCGGGATTCTTAATGGGGTCGATCCTTCAATCTGGGACCCGGCGCACGACCTGCTGCTGAGCGCGCGCTACAACCGCGACACGCTCGAAGCGAAAGCGGAGAACAAACGTCAGCTGCAGGTGGCGATGGGGCTGAAGGTGGATGATAAAGCGCCGGTGTTCTGCGTCATCAGCCGTCTGACCAAACAGAAAGGTTTAGACCTGGTGCTGGAGGCGCTGCCTGGCCTGCTGGCGCAGGGCGGACAGCTGGTGCTGCTGGGTCAGGGCGATGCCGAACTGCAGCAGGGATTCCTGGCGGCGGCGGCAGAGCATCCGGGCAGCGTGGGCGTGCAGATTGGCTATCACGAAGCCTTCTCCCACCGCATTGTCGGTGGCGCGGATGTGATCGTGGTGCCGAGCCGCTTTGAGCCCTGTGGTCTGACTCAACTTTATGGTCTGAAGTATGGTACGTTGCCGTTAGTGCGCCGTACGGGTGGACTGGCCGATACCGTGAATGACAGCTCGTTAGAAAACCTGGCCGACGGTATCGCCAGTGGATTCAGTTTCGAAGATGCCAATGCCTGGTCGCTGTTACGGGCAATCCGGCGCGCGTTTGTGTTGTGGTCCCGTCCTTCGCTGTGGCGCTATGTTCAGCGTCAGGCGATGGCGATGGACTTTAGCTGGCAGGTGGCAGCACAAGCCTACCGTGATCTCTACCAACGTTTGATGTAA
- the glgX gene encoding glycogen debranching protein GlgX, protein MTITAGDPEPLGASYDGKGVNFTLFSQHAERVELCLFDEQGAEQRLDLPGRSGDIWHGYVPALKPGQRYGYRVHGPWSPQQGHRFNPAKLLVDPCARAVEGDVPDDPLFHGGDAQPDPHDNAAIAPKSCVVAEDFDWQGDVAPRIPWGSTVIYEAHVRGLTQQHPEIPETLRGTYAALGHPVMVNYLRNLGITTLELLPVAHFASEPRLLQLGLSNYWGYNPFALWAVDPRYAAGQPGLTPLQEFQQAVKNLHAAGIEVVLDVVFNHTAELDEIGPTISMRGIDNASYYWLDEQGDYQNWTGCGNTLNIHHPQVMTWALEALRYWVRVCHVDGFRFDLAPVLGRTPDYQRDAPFFEAIRACPLLSQVKLIAEPWDIGPDGYQVGRFPPPFAEWNDKFRDTARRYWLHGDVSNGDFVRRFAASSDLYQHDDRPPHATVNLITAHDGFTLWDVVSFEHKHNEANGEDNRDGHGDNYSHNHGKEGLNVSFDVIERRRRSVRALLTTLLLSQGTPMLLAGDERGHTQRGNNNAYCQDNALSWLDWQADEKGLVGFTAALIALRQRIPALTADRWWQDGDGNVQWLNAGGQPLQHDEWAQGMHRLQILLSGRWLITINATDTVNDIVLPDGEWRALPPFAGDDNPILLTVWHGPAHGVCVFQKQS, encoded by the coding sequence ATGACAATCACTGCCGGCGATCCCGAACCGCTTGGTGCCAGTTACGATGGCAAAGGCGTTAACTTCACCCTGTTTTCTCAGCATGCAGAGCGCGTAGAGCTTTGCCTGTTTGATGAACAGGGTGCAGAACAGCGTCTTGACCTGCCTGGCCGCAGTGGGGATATCTGGCATGGTTATGTTCCGGCGTTAAAACCGGGACAGCGCTACGGCTACCGGGTGCATGGCCCCTGGTCGCCGCAGCAGGGACATCGTTTCAATCCGGCGAAGCTGCTGGTTGACCCGTGCGCCCGCGCGGTTGAAGGCGATGTGCCTGATGATCCGCTGTTTCACGGCGGTGACGCGCAGCCCGACCCGCATGACAACGCGGCGATTGCGCCGAAGTCATGTGTGGTCGCGGAGGATTTTGACTGGCAGGGCGATGTCGCACCGCGCATTCCGTGGGGCAGCACGGTGATTTATGAAGCCCACGTGCGCGGCCTGACGCAGCAGCATCCGGAAATTCCGGAAACGCTGCGCGGGACTTACGCGGCGCTGGGTCATCCTGTTATGGTGAATTACCTGCGCAATCTGGGGATTACCACCCTTGAGCTGCTGCCGGTGGCCCATTTCGCCAGTGAACCGCGACTCTTACAGCTCGGCCTGAGTAACTACTGGGGCTACAACCCCTTTGCGCTCTGGGCGGTGGATCCCCGTTACGCCGCCGGGCAGCCGGGTCTGACACCGCTGCAGGAGTTTCAGCAGGCGGTCAAAAACCTGCACGCTGCGGGTATCGAAGTGGTGCTGGATGTGGTGTTCAACCACACCGCCGAACTGGATGAGATTGGCCCGACGATCTCCATGCGCGGTATCGACAACGCCAGCTACTACTGGCTCGATGAGCAGGGCGATTATCAGAACTGGACCGGCTGCGGTAACACGCTGAATATCCACCATCCGCAGGTGATGACGTGGGCCTTAGAGGCGCTGCGTTACTGGGTGCGGGTCTGCCACGTCGACGGCTTCCGCTTTGACCTTGCGCCGGTGCTGGGCCGCACGCCCGACTACCAGCGTGATGCCCCCTTTTTCGAGGCGATACGCGCCTGTCCGCTGCTCTCTCAGGTGAAGCTGATTGCTGAACCCTGGGATATCGGCCCTGACGGCTATCAGGTTGGCCGTTTTCCGCCACCGTTTGCCGAATGGAACGATAAGTTTCGCGACACCGCGCGTCGGTACTGGCTGCACGGCGACGTAAGCAACGGCGACTTCGTCCGCCGCTTTGCCGCCTCCAGCGATCTCTACCAGCATGATGACCGGCCGCCCCACGCCACGGTTAACCTGATCACCGCCCATGACGGCTTTACGCTGTGGGATGTGGTGAGCTTCGAACATAAACACAACGAGGCGAACGGCGAAGATAACCGGGATGGCCACGGCGATAACTACAGCCACAACCACGGCAAAGAGGGGCTGAACGTCAGCTTTGACGTGATTGAACGGCGCCGTCGTAGCGTGCGGGCACTGCTGACCACGCTGCTGCTGTCACAGGGCACGCCGATGCTGCTGGCTGGCGACGAGCGCGGCCACACGCAACGCGGTAATAACAACGCCTATTGTCAGGACAACGCCCTGAGCTGGCTTGACTGGCAGGCGGATGAGAAGGGATTAGTCGGATTCACCGCCGCACTGATTGCTCTGCGCCAGCGCATTCCGGCGCTGACCGCAGATCGCTGGTGGCAGGACGGTGACGGCAATGTGCAGTGGCTCAATGCCGGTGGCCAGCCACTGCAACACGATGAATGGGCACAGGGGATGCACAGATTGCAGATCCTGCTGTCCGGCCGCTGGTTAATAACAATAAACGCCACGGATACGGTGAATGACATCGTGTTACCAGACGGAGAATGGCGTGCCCTTCCTCCTTTCGCCGGGGACGACAACCCCATCCTGCTAACTGTCTGGCATGGTCCCGCACACGGTGTGTGCGTGTTCCAAAAGCAATCATAA
- a CDS encoding LysR family transcriptional regulator gives MSDNINQEITFRKLSVFMMFMSKGNIARTAEALELSSVSVHRALHTLEEGIDCPLFIHKGRNLVPLPAAWTLLDYCRDVTTLMGKGIEEARKVAGIGGGRLRLGTLYSLTLETIPRLIMGMKLRRPTLELDLTMGSNQMLLNMLEDDALDAILIATDEGELSDAHFDVIPLFEDRIFLAAPAGETQKGTGTVDLRDYADRDFVSLAEGFATYAGSQEAFQIAGFEPRRVTHVNDIFSMISLVQAGVGLALIPGRMKKVYENNIQLLTLAEPYQMRQQISIVYSHRRERDNDLLALAAEGRMYARSLTDSAV, from the coding sequence ATGAGTGACAACATCAACCAGGAAATTACCTTCCGTAAGCTCAGTGTCTTCATGATGTTTATGAGCAAAGGGAATATTGCCCGCACGGCGGAAGCGCTGGAACTGAGCAGCGTCAGCGTGCATCGCGCGCTGCACACGCTGGAAGAGGGCATCGACTGCCCGCTGTTTATCCACAAGGGCCGCAATCTGGTGCCGCTGCCTGCCGCCTGGACGCTGCTGGACTACTGCCGTGACGTGACCACCCTGATGGGCAAAGGCATTGAAGAGGCGCGCAAGGTGGCGGGCATCGGCGGAGGCCGGCTGCGGCTCGGCACGCTCTATTCGCTGACGCTTGAAACCATTCCCCGGCTGATCATGGGCATGAAACTGCGCCGTCCCACGCTGGAACTCGATCTCACTATGGGTTCGAATCAGATGCTGCTGAATATGCTGGAAGATGACGCGCTGGATGCCATTCTGATCGCCACCGATGAGGGCGAACTCAGTGATGCGCATTTCGATGTGATTCCGCTGTTTGAAGACCGGATCTTCCTGGCCGCACCGGCCGGAGAAACGCAGAAAGGAACCGGTACGGTGGATCTGCGCGATTATGCCGACCGTGATTTTGTTTCGCTGGCGGAGGGATTTGCCACCTATGCCGGTTCGCAGGAAGCGTTTCAGATTGCCGGGTTTGAACCGCGCAGGGTCACCCATGTCAATGACATCTTCTCGATGATCAGTCTGGTGCAGGCGGGCGTTGGCCTGGCGCTGATTCCGGGACGGATGAAGAAAGTCTATGAAAACAACATCCAGTTGCTGACGCTCGCGGAGCCTTACCAGATGCGCCAGCAGATCTCGATTGTCTACTCACATCGCCGCGAACGGGATAATGACCTGCTGGCACTGGCGGCAGAAGGGCGGATGTATGCCCGCAGCCTTACTGACTCAGCCGTTTAG
- a CDS encoding malonate decarboxylase holo-ACP synthase: MSAPRPHDLLWLRNRSALATIKESWVSPFWHPDLPVVVRRDRRESGLIPIGVRGERREQRAAGWIAPDDILRVVTPESLADRTLLLASPFTAYAPVSAAIALSETVWPWCWGITGSTAFALATQRPTLHAASDLDLLLRAPQPLPRNALQRWQTETDALGCRVDTQVETPSGAFALNEWLREGRVLLKTDTGPILTASPWSRENP; encoded by the coding sequence ATGAGTGCGCCGCGCCCCCACGATCTGCTCTGGCTGCGAAACCGCAGCGCGTTAGCGACGATCAAAGAGAGCTGGGTCAGCCCGTTCTGGCATCCCGATCTGCCTGTGGTGGTGCGGCGCGATCGCCGTGAATCCGGCCTGATCCCGATTGGCGTGCGTGGTGAGCGTCGCGAGCAGCGCGCCGCCGGCTGGATCGCCCCCGACGATATTCTCCGGGTGGTGACGCCAGAGAGTCTGGCGGACCGCACTCTGCTGCTGGCGTCGCCCTTTACGGCTTATGCGCCGGTCAGCGCGGCGATAGCGCTTAGCGAGACCGTCTGGCCGTGGTGCTGGGGTATAACCGGCAGCACCGCTTTTGCGCTGGCGACACAGCGACCCACGCTGCATGCCGCCAGCGATCTGGATCTACTCCTCCGCGCCCCGCAGCCACTGCCCCGTAACGCGCTGCAACGGTGGCAGACAGAGACCGACGCGCTGGGCTGCCGGGTGGACACCCAGGTGGAAACGCCGTCTGGCGCGTTTGCCCTGAACGAATGGTTGCGCGAGGGACGCGTGCTGTTAAAAACCGACACCGGACCGATACTGACCGCTTCACCCTGGAGCAGGGAGAATCCATGA
- the glgP gene encoding glycogen phosphorylase, producing the protein MNAPFTYASPTLTVDALKHSIAYKLMFTIGKDPSIANKHEWLNASLLAVRDRMVERWLRSSRAQLSQDVRQVYYLSMEFLMGRTLGNALLAMGIYDDLNQALDEMGLDLAELMEEENDPGLGNGGLGRLAACFLDSLATLGMPGRGYGIRYDYGMFKQNIVEGEQKESPDYWLEYGNPWEFQRFNTRYKVRFGGRVQHEGTKVRWLETEEILAMAYDQIIPGFDTDATNTLRLWGAQASNEINLGKFNQGDYFAAVEDKNHSENVSRVLYPDDSTYSGRELRLRQEYFLVSATVQDILNRHWRMHQTWDNLADKIAIHLNDTHPVLAIPELMRLLIDEHKFSWDSAFDVCCQVFSYTNHTLMTEALETWPVDMIGKILPRHLSIIFEINDFFLKTIQDHYPDDLDLLSRISIIDENDGRRIRMGWLAVVVSHKVNGVSELHSDLMVQSLFADFSRLFPGRFCNKTNGVTPRRWLALANPALSEVLDEEIGRNWRTDLSQLGELNAQIDYPAFIEKVAVAKHQNKRRLADWVAKNLDVVLDPNALFDVQIKRIHEYKRQLLNVLHVITRYNRIKADPQADWVPRVNIFAGKAASAYYVAKHIIHLINDVANVINNDPQVKNKLKVVFIPNYSVSLAQIIIPAADLSEQISTAGTEASGTSNMKFALNGALTIGTLDGANVEMLDHVGEENIFIFGNTTPQVDALRKGGYNPRDYYEKDEELHQVLTQIASGVFSPQDPGRYRNLFDSLVNFGDHYQLLADYRSYVDTQDKVDALYRKPDEWQRRAAKNIAGMGYFSSDRTIQEYADEIWNITPIRL; encoded by the coding sequence ATGAATGCACCTTTCACTTACGCCTCACCAACGTTGACGGTTGATGCCTTAAAGCATTCGATTGCCTACAAACTGATGTTTACCATCGGCAAAGATCCCTCTATCGCCAATAAGCACGAGTGGCTCAACGCCTCGCTGCTGGCGGTGCGCGACCGGATGGTGGAGCGCTGGCTGCGTTCCAGCCGTGCTCAGCTCTCTCAGGATGTCCGCCAGGTCTATTACCTGTCGATGGAGTTCCTGATGGGCCGCACGCTGGGAAATGCGCTGCTGGCGATGGGGATTTATGACGATCTCAACCAGGCGCTGGATGAGATGGGACTGGATCTGGCCGAGCTGATGGAAGAGGAGAACGATCCGGGACTCGGCAACGGCGGTCTCGGTCGCCTCGCGGCCTGTTTCCTCGATTCACTGGCGACGCTGGGCATGCCGGGCCGGGGTTATGGCATCCGGTATGATTACGGCATGTTCAAACAGAACATTGTGGAAGGTGAGCAGAAAGAGTCACCGGATTACTGGCTTGAGTATGGTAATCCGTGGGAATTCCAGCGTTTCAATACCCGTTACAAAGTCCGTTTTGGCGGTCGCGTCCAGCACGAAGGCACCAAAGTGCGCTGGCTGGAGACCGAAGAGATTCTGGCGATGGCCTATGACCAGATTATTCCGGGCTTCGACACCGATGCCACCAACACCCTGCGACTGTGGGGCGCGCAGGCCAGCAACGAAATCAACCTCGGTAAGTTCAACCAGGGGGATTACTTTGCGGCGGTGGAAGATAAAAACCACTCCGAAAACGTGTCGCGCGTGCTCTACCCGGATGACTCCACCTATTCAGGCCGTGAGCTGCGTCTGCGTCAGGAATATTTCCTGGTTTCCGCGACGGTGCAGGACATCCTGAATCGTCACTGGCGGATGCACCAGACCTGGGACAACCTGGCGGACAAGATCGCTATTCACCTGAATGATACCCATCCGGTGCTGGCGATCCCCGAACTGATGCGTCTGCTGATCGACGAACATAAATTCAGCTGGGACAGCGCCTTCGACGTCTGTTGTCAGGTGTTCTCCTACACCAACCACACGCTGATGACGGAAGCGCTGGAGACCTGGCCGGTCGATATGATCGGTAAGATCCTGCCGCGTCACCTCAGCATTATTTTCGAGATTAACGACTTCTTCCTCAAGACGATTCAGGATCACTATCCTGATGACCTGGATCTGCTGTCGCGCATTTCGATCATCGACGAGAACGATGGCCGCAGGATTCGCATGGGCTGGCTGGCAGTGGTGGTCAGTCACAAAGTGAATGGCGTGTCTGAGCTGCACTCTGATTTAATGGTGCAGTCGCTGTTTGCCGACTTCTCCCGCCTGTTCCCTGGCCGTTTCTGCAACAAAACCAACGGCGTGACCCCGCGTCGCTGGCTGGCGCTGGCGAACCCGGCGCTGTCAGAGGTGCTGGATGAGGAGATTGGTCGCAACTGGCGTACCGATCTCAGTCAGCTGGGCGAACTGAACGCGCAGATCGACTATCCGGCGTTTATCGAAAAAGTGGCGGTCGCCAAACATCAGAACAAACGCCGTCTGGCTGACTGGGTGGCGAAGAATCTGGACGTGGTGCTCGACCCGAACGCGCTGTTCGATGTGCAGATCAAGCGTATTCATGAGTACAAACGCCAGCTGCTCAACGTGCTGCATGTGATCACCCGATACAACCGTATCAAGGCCGATCCCCAGGCGGACTGGGTGCCGCGCGTGAATATCTTTGCCGGTAAAGCGGCATCGGCCTATTACGTTGCCAAGCACATCATTCATCTGATCAACGATGTCGCGAATGTGATCAATAACGATCCGCAGGTGAAGAACAAGCTCAAAGTGGTCTTCATCCCGAACTACAGCGTGAGTCTGGCGCAGATCATTATCCCGGCGGCCGATCTCTCTGAGCAGATCTCGACCGCGGGCACGGAAGCGTCCGGCACCAGTAACATGAAGTTTGCGCTGAACGGTGCGCTGACGATCGGTACGCTGGATGGCGCCAACGTTGAGATGCTGGATCACGTCGGTGAAGAGAACATCTTTATCTTCGGTAATACCACGCCGCAGGTCGACGCGCTGCGTAAGGGCGGCTATAACCCGCGTGACTATTACGAAAAAGATGAAGAGCTGCATCAGGTGCTGACCCAAATTGCGTCAGGCGTATTCAGTCCGCAGGATCCGGGCCGCTACCGCAACCTGTTCGATTCCCTGGTTAACTTCGGCGATCACTACCAGTTACTGGCGGATTATCGCAGCTATGTGGATACCCAGGATAAAGTGGATGCCCTCTACCGTAAACCGGATGAGTGGCAGCGTCGCGCGGCGAAAAACATCGCCGGAATGGGCTACTTCTCGTCGGACCGTACCATTCAGGAGTACGCCGATGAGATCTGGAACATTACACCTATAAGGTTGTAG
- the glgC gene encoding glucose-1-phosphate adenylyltransferase codes for MVKLDRTDHLMLARQLPTQTVALILAGGRGTRLVDLTAKRAKPAVHFGGKFRIIDFALSNCVNSGIRRIGVITQYQSHTLTQHIQRGWSIFNEEMNEFVDLLPAQQRFSTEQWYRGTADAVTQNLDVIRRYQAQYIVILAGDHIYKMDYSRMLLDHVVNEAKCTIACLPVPVHEATAFGVMAVNEENMVIDFVEKPAKPPTMPGDDTQALASMGIYVFNADYLYELLEEDLQTPGSNHDFGKDILPKVVASGEGYAHSFALSCVQNDDNAPPYWRDVGTLEAYWRANLDLASVMPELDMYDVTWPIRTHMEPLPPAKFVQDRSGSHGMTMNSLVSGGCIISGSVVVNSVLFPRVRVNSFCNIDSTVLLPDVVVGRSCRLRRCVIDRACELPEGMVIGENPDEDSRRFHRSEEGIVLVTRAMLARLAKAGL; via the coding sequence ATGGTTAAGTTAGATAGAACAGATCACCTGATGCTGGCCCGCCAGCTCCCTACACAGACGGTTGCTCTGATCCTTGCTGGCGGACGCGGCACGCGCCTGGTCGATTTAACGGCCAAACGTGCCAAACCGGCGGTGCACTTCGGCGGCAAGTTCCGCATTATCGACTTTGCCCTCTCCAACTGCGTCAACTCCGGTATCCGTCGGATTGGCGTCATTACGCAGTATCAGTCCCATACCCTGACTCAGCATATCCAGCGTGGCTGGTCGATCTTCAATGAAGAGATGAATGAGTTTGTCGATTTGCTGCCAGCGCAGCAGCGCTTTTCGACCGAACAGTGGTATCGCGGAACGGCCGATGCCGTGACGCAAAACCTTGATGTGATTCGCCGCTATCAGGCGCAGTACATCGTGATCCTTGCCGGGGACCACATTTATAAGATGGATTATTCACGCATGCTGCTGGATCACGTGGTCAACGAGGCGAAATGTACCATCGCCTGTTTGCCGGTGCCGGTGCATGAAGCCACGGCGTTTGGCGTAATGGCGGTGAATGAAGAGAACATGGTGATCGACTTCGTGGAAAAACCTGCGAAACCGCCCACTATGCCGGGTGATGATACGCAGGCGCTCGCCAGCATGGGGATCTACGTTTTCAACGCAGACTATCTTTATGAACTGCTGGAAGAGGATCTGCAGACGCCAGGCTCCAACCATGATTTCGGCAAAGATATCCTGCCGAAAGTCGTGGCAAGCGGCGAAGGCTATGCGCACTCCTTTGCGCTCTCCTGCGTACAGAACGACGACAATGCGCCGCCTTACTGGCGCGACGTCGGGACGCTGGAAGCCTACTGGCGCGCCAATCTCGATCTGGCATCCGTGATGCCGGAGCTGGATATGTATGACGTCACCTGGCCGATTCGCACCCACATGGAGCCGCTGCCGCCCGCTAAATTTGTTCAGGATCGTTCCGGCAGTCACGGGATGACCATGAATTCGCTGGTGTCGGGCGGCTGCATCATCTCCGGTTCGGTCGTGGTCAACTCGGTGCTGTTCCCGCGCGTTCGCGTTAACTCGTTTTGCAATATTGATTCAACCGTCCTGCTGCCTGATGTGGTTGTCGGCCGATCGTGTCGTCTGCGTCGCTGCGTGATTGATCGCGCCTGCGAACTGCCGGAAGGCATGGTCATCGGCGAAAACCCCGATGAAGACAGTCGCCGGTTTCACCGTTCGGAAGAAGGGATCGTACTGGTTACCCGCGCCATGCTGGCCAGACTGGCCAAAGCGGGGCTGTAA